A portion of the Novosphingobium sp. KA1 genome contains these proteins:
- a CDS encoding NAD(P)H-quinone oxidoreductase, translating into MTAVGFDAPGGPDVLRPVTVPVPQPGPGEVLVKVAFAGVNRPDVVQRQGKYPPPPGASPIPGLEISGRIAVLGEGVTEFLPGQAVCALVSGGGYAEYCLAKAAHCLPVPEGLGLDEAAALPETLFTVWHNVFERGYARDGETLLVHGGTSGIGTMAAMLGKYFGLTVIVTCGSAEKCARALEIGAAHAIDYKACNFVEEVARITGGRGVDIVLDMVGGDYVARNLKCLAPDGRHVTIAVQGGAKAEINMAVVMTRRYTLTGSTLRARSDAFKGLLAQEILANAWPLVEEGELRPVMDARFALGEAAAAHARMEAGDHVGKIVLEI; encoded by the coding sequence ATGACCGCGGTCGGCTTCGATGCGCCCGGCGGTCCCGATGTGCTCAGGCCCGTGACCGTCCCGGTTCCCCAGCCGGGGCCGGGCGAAGTGCTGGTCAAGGTCGCCTTCGCCGGGGTCAATCGTCCCGACGTCGTGCAGCGCCAGGGCAAGTACCCGCCGCCGCCGGGCGCCTCGCCGATCCCGGGCCTGGAGATTTCCGGGCGTATCGCCGTGCTGGGCGAGGGGGTGACCGAGTTTCTCCCGGGTCAGGCGGTCTGCGCACTGGTCAGCGGCGGCGGCTATGCCGAATATTGCCTTGCCAAGGCGGCGCACTGCCTGCCGGTGCCCGAGGGCCTGGGGCTCGACGAAGCGGCGGCGCTGCCCGAGACCCTGTTCACCGTGTGGCACAACGTGTTCGAGCGCGGTTATGCCCGCGATGGCGAGACGCTGCTGGTCCATGGCGGCACCAGCGGCATCGGCACGATGGCGGCGATGCTTGGCAAGTATTTCGGGCTCACCGTGATCGTCACCTGCGGCTCGGCCGAGAAGTGCGCGCGGGCGCTCGAGATCGGCGCGGCCCATGCGATCGACTACAAGGCCTGCAACTTTGTCGAGGAAGTGGCGCGGATCACCGGCGGCCGCGGCGTCGACATCGTGCTCGACATGGTCGGCGGCGACTATGTGGCGCGCAATCTCAAGTGCCTTGCCCCCGATGGCCGGCACGTGACCATCGCCGTGCAGGGCGGCGCAAAGGCCGAGATCAACATGGCGGTGGTGATGACCCGCCGCTACACCCTGACCGGATCGACCCTGAGGGCCCGCTCCGACGCGTTCAAGGGCCTGCTGGCGCAGGAGATCCTCGCCAATGCCTGGCCGCTGGTCGAGGAAGGCGAACTGCGGCCGGTGATGGACGCGCGCTTTGCGCTCGGAGAGGCGGCCGCCGCCCATGCGCGCATGGAAGCAGGCGATCACGTCGGCAAGATCGTGCTGGAGATCTGA
- a CDS encoding M23 family metallopeptidase yields MKFISAGTLKSRLQAAFPEREFIMRSQGQVRFIRISSRMQKVAAGTCAALLGAWCVSMGAVAVSQFSATSDHALLRLREAKVATAESRVQQYRDNLDGTVDDLARRQKFIETVVEAHIGELPDDKQAGETVTDSASEAAATVKKVSAAVPEAGKLAGVEAEQLAFVERLTRYADRRAASAAQTIRKLGLNPNAMANARGGEGGPLEKLTTAADGSIDPRFQRLGQSLARMDSLENGLASIPQVSPAHVAYVSSSFGYRADPFTGGAAFHAGLDFPGPMGSPIYAAAKGRVTFVGQRQGYGNCVEISHGNGLMTRYGHLSGFNVRPGQLVDGGTRIAAMGSTGRSTGPHLHFEVRNNNRPMNPRTFLEAAHNVQQEAR; encoded by the coding sequence TTGAAGTTCATCTCTGCCGGGACGCTGAAATCGCGTCTCCAGGCGGCCTTTCCCGAACGCGAGTTCATCATGCGCTCGCAGGGGCAGGTCCGCTTCATCCGTATTTCGTCGCGCATGCAGAAAGTGGCTGCGGGCACTTGTGCCGCGCTGCTCGGCGCATGGTGCGTGTCGATGGGCGCGGTCGCCGTGTCGCAGTTCAGCGCGACCAGCGACCATGCCCTGCTGCGCCTGCGCGAAGCCAAGGTTGCCACGGCCGAGAGCCGGGTGCAGCAGTACCGCGACAATCTCGACGGCACTGTGGATGACCTTGCCCGCCGCCAGAAGTTCATCGAGACGGTGGTCGAAGCGCACATCGGCGAACTGCCCGATGACAAGCAGGCCGGCGAAACCGTGACCGACAGCGCCAGCGAAGCCGCCGCGACGGTAAAGAAGGTCAGCGCCGCCGTGCCCGAGGCCGGCAAGCTGGCCGGGGTGGAAGCCGAACAGCTGGCCTTTGTCGAACGCCTCACCCGCTATGCCGACCGCCGCGCCGCCAGCGCCGCGCAGACCATCCGCAAGCTCGGCCTCAATCCCAACGCCATGGCGAATGCCCGCGGCGGCGAAGGTGGTCCGCTCGAAAAGCTGACAACCGCTGCCGACGGTTCGATCGATCCGCGTTTCCAGCGCCTCGGCCAGAGCCTTGCGCGCATGGATTCGCTGGAGAATGGCCTCGCCTCGATCCCGCAGGTCAGCCCCGCCCACGTCGCCTATGTCTCGTCGAGCTTCGGCTACCGTGCCGATCCCTTCACCGGAGGCGCCGCCTTCCACGCCGGGCTGGACTTCCCCGGCCCGATGGGCTCGCCGATCTATGCCGCCGCCAAGGGGCGCGTGACCTTTGTCGGTCAGCGCCAGGGTTACGGCAACTGCGTGGAGATCAGCCACGGCAACGGTCTGATGACCCGCTACGGCCATCTCTCCGGCTTCAACGTCCGCCCCGGCCAGCTCGTCGACGGCGGAACCCGCATCGCCGCAATGGGCTCGACCGGCCGGTCAACCGGACCGCATCTCCACTTCGAGGTGCGCAACAACAACCGGCCCATGAACCCGCGCACATTCCTCGAGGCCGCCCATAATGTTCAGCAAGAAGCCCGATAA
- a CDS encoding glutamate-5-semialdehyde dehydrogenase, protein MTEQTILAADQIGERAAETPEALVARLARAGRAAQRALAKTSDEQKADALRAAAAELRKAEPAILAANALDIAAGEAKGLSGAMLDRLRLDSGRLAGIADAVEQVAGLADPVGEVISTSERPNGLQLSRVRIPIGLIGIIYESRPNVTADAAALCLRSGNAALLRGGTEALHSNRAIMAAMTAGLTSAGIPAAAIQLLPTQDRAAVGAMLTAAGLIDMIVPRGGKSLVARVQADARVPVLAHLDGICHTYVHAAADPAMAARLALNAKMRRTGVCGSMETLLLDTQFPASAEVVRGLLDAGCELRGDARARALDPRVLIASDEDWDTEYLDAVLSVAVVDGLDAALDHIAAHSSHHTDAIVTEDATAAERFLAEVDSAIVMVNASSQFADGGEFGLGAEIGIATGRLHARGPVALEGLTTYKWLVRGTGQARP, encoded by the coding sequence ATGACCGAGCAGACTATTCTTGCCGCCGACCAGATCGGTGAGCGTGCCGCCGAGACGCCCGAGGCCCTTGTCGCCCGGCTCGCGCGGGCCGGCCGGGCTGCCCAGCGCGCACTGGCCAAGACCAGCGACGAGCAGAAGGCCGATGCCCTGCGTGCCGCCGCTGCCGAACTGCGCAAGGCGGAACCGGCGATTCTTGCCGCCAACGCCCTCGACATCGCCGCAGGTGAGGCGAAGGGTCTGAGCGGGGCGATGCTCGACCGACTGCGGCTCGATTCCGGCCGCCTTGCCGGGATCGCCGATGCGGTGGAACAGGTCGCCGGTCTCGCCGACCCGGTGGGCGAGGTGATCTCCACCAGCGAGCGGCCCAACGGCCTCCAGCTCTCGCGCGTGCGCATTCCCATCGGGCTGATCGGCATCATCTACGAGAGCCGCCCGAACGTGACGGCCGATGCCGCCGCGCTCTGCCTGCGCTCGGGCAATGCCGCGCTGCTGCGGGGCGGCACCGAGGCGCTCCATTCGAACCGGGCGATCATGGCGGCGATGACCGCGGGGCTGACCTCGGCAGGGATTCCCGCAGCGGCGATCCAGCTCCTGCCGACCCAGGACCGCGCCGCGGTGGGGGCGATGCTGACTGCGGCGGGGCTGATCGACATGATCGTGCCGCGCGGTGGCAAGAGCCTGGTCGCGCGCGTGCAAGCCGATGCGCGGGTGCCGGTGCTCGCTCACCTCGACGGCATCTGCCATACTTATGTCCATGCTGCTGCCGATCCCGCGATGGCGGCACGGCTGGCGCTCAATGCCAAGATGCGGCGCACCGGCGTCTGCGGCTCGATGGAGACGCTGCTGCTCGATACCCAGTTCCCGGCCTCTGCCGAGGTCGTGCGCGGCCTGCTCGATGCCGGGTGCGAACTGCGCGGCGATGCCCGTGCGCGGGCGCTCGATCCGCGAGTCCTGATCGCCAGCGACGAGGACTGGGATACCGAGTACCTTGACGCGGTGCTGTCGGTGGCGGTGGTTGACGGGCTTGATGCCGCGCTCGATCACATCGCGGCGCATTCCTCGCACCATACCGACGCCATCGTCACCGAAGATGCGACGGCGGCCGAGCGGTTCCTCGCCGAAGTCGACAGCGCGATCGTGATGGTCAATGCCTCCAGCCAGTTCGCCGATGGCGGCGAGTTCGGGCTCGGCGCCGAGATCGGCATCGCCACGGGTCGGCTCCACGCGCGCGGTCCGGTCGCGCTGGAAGGGCTGACCACCTACAAGTGGCTGGTGCGCGGCACCGGGCAGGCGCGGCCCTGA
- a CDS encoding nicotinate-nucleotide adenylyltransferase, whose protein sequence is MRGSGPITGLLGGSFNPAHGGHRRISLFTAEALGLDEVWWLVSPGNPLKPKAGMAPLAARVASAKRQARRARIRVTAIERELGTRYTVDTLRALVRRYPHRRFVWLMGADNLAQFHRWKDWRTIARLMPIAVIARPGYDGAAIASPAMAWLGRFRRSQSSFRSPERWSAPALVTLRFDPDARSATAIRQADPEWARKSMERLSRADFIRDGVTYHRIPGHAA, encoded by the coding sequence GTGCGCGGTTCGGGCCCGATCACCGGGCTGCTGGGGGGCAGTTTCAATCCGGCCCACGGCGGCCACCGGCGCATCAGCCTGTTCACGGCCGAGGCGCTGGGGCTGGACGAGGTCTGGTGGCTGGTTTCCCCCGGCAATCCGCTGAAGCCGAAAGCGGGCATGGCGCCGCTCGCCGCGCGGGTCGCTTCGGCGAAGCGGCAGGCGCGGCGCGCACGAATCCGGGTCACCGCGATCGAGCGGGAACTGGGGACCCGTTACACCGTCGATACCCTGCGCGCACTGGTCCGGCGCTATCCGCACAGGCGCTTCGTGTGGCTGATGGGGGCCGACAATCTGGCGCAATTCCACCGCTGGAAGGACTGGCGGACGATCGCCCGACTCATGCCGATTGCGGTAATTGCCCGTCCGGGGTATGATGGCGCCGCTATCGCGAGCCCCGCGATGGCCTGGCTGGGGAGATTCCGGAGGTCCCAGTCCAGCTTTCGCAGTCCGGAAAGGTGGAGCGCACCTGCGCTGGTGACATTGCGATTCGACCCCGATGCGCGGTCGGCCACGGCTATTCGCCAGGCCGATCCGGAGTGGGCCCGCAAGTCGATGGAACGACTTTCGCGAGCTGACTTCATTCGAGATGGTGTCACGTACCACCGCATCCCCGGACATGCAGCGTGA
- a CDS encoding polymer-forming cytoskeletal protein — protein MAKTFSTTTARTGSSSFSVLGADTAITGNIEATVDLHVEGRVTGDIACKALIQGDASEIAGGISAESVRIAGTVRGTITAREVVILRTARIEGDVAYDALTIEQGARLEGRLNPNGGHTPPAIPQITDKSALEPAE, from the coding sequence ATGGCCAAGACCTTTTCGACCACGACCGCCCGCACCGGCTCCAGCAGCTTTTCGGTGCTCGGCGCGGATACCGCCATCACCGGCAACATCGAAGCCACCGTCGACCTTCACGTCGAGGGCCGTGTCACCGGCGACATCGCCTGCAAGGCGCTCATCCAGGGTGACGCCAGCGAGATCGCCGGCGGCATCAGCGCCGAAAGCGTGCGCATCGCCGGTACGGTGCGCGGCACCATCACCGCCCGCGAGGTGGTGATCCTGCGCACGGCCCGCATCGAGGGCGACGTCGCCTACGACGCGCTCACCATCGAGCAGGGCGCCCGGCTCGAAGGCCGGCTCAACCCGAACGGCGGCCACACCCCGCCGGCCATCCCGCAGATCACCGACAAGAGCGCGCTGGAACCGGCGGAGTAA
- a CDS encoding DUF1192 domain-containing protein, whose protein sequence is MDDDDRPRRRSPEGSLGAASLLASESLERFSLDELGARVALLEAEIERIRAHHRAAQAHRLAADALFRPKTS, encoded by the coding sequence ATGGACGATGATGATCGACCGCGGCGGCGGTCGCCCGAGGGTTCCCTCGGAGCCGCCAGCCTTCTCGCCAGCGAAAGCCTGGAGCGCTTTTCTCTGGATGAACTTGGCGCACGCGTCGCACTCCTTGAAGCTGAAATCGAGCGAATCCGCGCCCATCACCGCGCGGCCCAGGCCCACCGGCTCGCCGCCGACGCCCTGTTCCGGCCAAAAACCTCATGA
- a CDS encoding ligase-associated DNA damage response exonuclease translates to MARDFAWIRPEPHGIHVVPADCWIDPSHPVARALVTHGHSDHARGGHGETVATRETLAIMELRYATREGAVPVAYGETLRLAGGVCATFIPAGHVLGSAQILLEHAGERVVVTGDFKRRPDPTCLPFEVVSCDVLVTEATFALPVFRHPPVEHEIAKLLSALCANPERCVLVGAYALGKAQRLIAELRRAGHLEPIYLHGAMEAMCRLYERFGVDLGDVRRVSDVKTPDLAGRIVLAPPSALNDRWSRRLPDPITAMASGWMRVRQRARQRMVELPLVISDHADWDELTQTVTEVNPGETWITHGREDAMLRWCELNQRRARALALVGYEDEDD, encoded by the coding sequence ATGGCCCGCGATTTTGCCTGGATCAGACCCGAACCCCACGGCATCCATGTCGTCCCCGCCGACTGCTGGATCGATCCTTCGCATCCGGTCGCCCGCGCCTTGGTGACTCATGGTCATTCCGATCACGCGCGCGGTGGGCACGGCGAGACGGTGGCCACGCGCGAGACGCTGGCGATCATGGAACTGCGCTACGCCACCCGCGAAGGCGCGGTGCCGGTGGCTTACGGCGAAACCCTGCGCCTGGCCGGAGGCGTTTGCGCCACCTTCATTCCGGCCGGGCACGTGCTGGGATCGGCGCAGATCCTGCTCGAACATGCGGGCGAGCGCGTCGTGGTCACCGGCGATTTCAAGCGGCGTCCCGATCCGACCTGCCTGCCCTTCGAAGTTGTCTCTTGCGACGTGCTGGTGACCGAGGCGACTTTCGCGCTCCCCGTGTTCCGCCACCCGCCGGTCGAGCACGAGATCGCCAAGCTTCTTTCCGCGCTTTGCGCCAATCCCGAACGCTGCGTTCTGGTCGGTGCCTATGCACTCGGCAAGGCGCAGCGCCTGATCGCCGAATTGCGCCGGGCCGGGCATCTGGAGCCGATCTATCTGCACGGCGCAATGGAGGCGATGTGCCGGCTCTACGAACGTTTCGGCGTCGATCTCGGCGACGTGCGACGCGTGAGTGACGTCAAGACGCCGGATCTGGCGGGCAGAATCGTGCTCGCCCCGCCCTCTGCGCTCAATGACCGCTGGAGCCGCCGCCTGCCCGATCCGATCACCGCCATGGCCTCCGGCTGGATGCGCGTGCGCCAGCGGGCACGACAGCGGATGGTGGAACTGCCGCTGGTCATCTCCGACCACGCCGATTGGGACGAACTCACGCAGACCGTGACCGAGGTGAATCCCGGCGAGACCTGGATCACCCACGGGCGCGAGGATGCGATGCTGCGCTGGTGCGAACTGAACCAGCGCCGTGCGCGGGCGCTCGCCCTTGTCGGCTATGAAGACGAGGACGATTGA
- the rsfS gene encoding ribosome silencing factor, which produces MPQAQIQPEQTGATPPATVESDDPQLALVLQSLDDDQAQDIVTIDLEGKSSIAEYMVIASGRSTRQVAAMAQKLGERLKHGGFGHARVEGLPAADWVLVDAGGVVVHLFRPEVRSFYNLERMWGFDGPSGAA; this is translated from the coding sequence ATGCCACAGGCACAGATACAGCCGGAACAAACCGGCGCTACGCCCCCGGCCACTGTCGAGTCCGATGACCCGCAATTGGCCCTCGTCCTGCAGAGCCTTGACGACGATCAGGCGCAGGACATCGTGACCATCGACCTCGAAGGCAAGTCGAGCATCGCCGAATACATGGTGATCGCCTCGGGCCGCTCGACCCGCCAGGTGGCGGCGATGGCGCAGAAACTTGGCGAACGTCTCAAGCACGGCGGTTTCGGCCATGCCCGCGTCGAAGGCCTGCCGGCTGCCGACTGGGTGCTGGTGGATGCCGGCGGCGTCGTCGTGCACCTGTTCCGCCCGGAAGTGCGCAGCTTCTACAACCTCGAGCGCATGTGGGGCTTCGACGGTCCTTCGGGCGCGGCCTGA
- a CDS encoding DUF1013 domain-containing protein, whose product MSQPTPLMPHATASWLVDSTALTFEQIAEFCGLHMLEVQAMADDLASSKYTGRDPVRSGELTMEEIEKGQANPEYKLRMHKIPVTSNRTKGPRYTPVSKRQDKPDGIAWILRNHPEVSDAQIGKLIGTTRNTIAAIRDRSHWNIANITPKDPVTLGLCSQRELDFIVFKAAKKAGIEDDGRNDERLTDDREALIEELRAERDAASRAASEAAQEAEVAAWLQAKRAAEAAEEQGE is encoded by the coding sequence ATGAGCCAGCCCACTCCGCTGATGCCGCACGCGACCGCCTCTTGGCTGGTCGACAGCACCGCGTTGACCTTTGAGCAGATCGCCGAGTTCTGCGGCCTGCACATGCTCGAAGTGCAGGCGATGGCCGACGATCTGGCATCCAGCAAGTATACCGGACGCGATCCCGTGCGTTCGGGCGAACTGACCATGGAAGAGATCGAGAAGGGTCAGGCAAACCCGGAGTACAAGCTCCGCATGCACAAGATCCCGGTCACGTCCAATCGTACCAAGGGCCCGCGCTATACGCCGGTGTCGAAGCGCCAGGACAAGCCGGACGGCATCGCCTGGATCCTGCGCAACCACCCCGAGGTGTCGGACGCGCAGATCGGCAAGCTGATCGGCACGACCCGCAACACCATCGCCGCGATCCGCGACCGTTCGCACTGGAACATCGCCAACATCACGCCGAAGGATCCGGTCACGCTGGGCCTGTGCTCGCAGCGCGAGCTCGACTTCATCGTGTTCAAGGCCGCCAAGAAGGCCGGTATCGAGGACGATGGCCGCAACGACGAGCGTCTGACCGACGACCGCGAAGCGCTGATCGAGGAACTGCGCGCCGAGCGTGACGCCGCCTCGCGCGCCGCTTCGGAAGCCGCGCAGGAAGCCGAAGTGGCCGCCTGGCTCCAGGCCAAGCGCGCTGCCGAAGCCGCGGAAGAGCAGGGCGAGTAA
- the clpA gene encoding ATP-dependent Clp protease ATP-binding subunit ClpA gives MPSFAQSLEKTLHAALSHASERSHEYATLEHLLLALIDDPDAAQVMQACGVDLGDLGDVVRQYLDQEYQSLKTEEKGDPAPTAGFQRVIQRAILHVQSSGKDTVTGANVLVALFSERDSYAVYFLQQQDMSRLDAVSYISHGIGKGGKRVEERSPKGAEDQAPTPEEKTETKSASKKDSALDQFTVNLNEKALLGKVDPLIGRGPEVDRTIQILCRRSKNNPLYVGDPGVGKTAIAEGLARKIVEGEVPEVLNEAVIYSLDMGSLLAGTRYRGDFEERLKQVVSELEKMPHAILFIDEIHTVIGAGATSGGAMDASNLLKPALSGGTIRCIGSTTYKEFRNHFEKDRALLRRFQKIDVNEPTVEDTIKILRGLRSAFEEHHKVKYTPDAIKTAVELSARYINDRKLPDKAIDVIDEVGAMQMLVPPSRRKKTITAREIEQVIATMARIPPKSVSSDDKKALENLERDLKRVVFGQDKAIEVLSTAMKLSRAGLRDPDKPIGSFLFSGPTGVGKTEVAKQLAQIMGIPMQRFDMSEYMERHSVSRLIGAPPGYVGFDQGGLLTDAVDQQPHCVLLLDEIEKAHPDLFNILLQVMDNGKLTDHHGKTVDFRNVVLIMTTNAGASDMARQGIGFGDVSKQDAGDEAVKQLFTPEFRNRLDAIVPFAYLAKETISRVVDKFILQLELQLADQNVHIQFDSDAREWLGHRGYDKLYGARPMARVIQEKVKQPLAEELLFGKLAQGGEVHVSVKEDALSFELTPAAPKVVKAKKKAPAKKTAKKPGTHPEANADD, from the coding sequence ATGCCCAGCTTCGCGCAAAGCCTAGAAAAGACCCTTCACGCCGCGCTCTCGCACGCATCGGAGCGCAGCCACGAGTACGCCACGCTCGAGCACCTGCTGCTCGCCCTGATCGACGATCCGGACGCGGCACAGGTCATGCAGGCATGCGGCGTGGATCTCGGCGACCTTGGCGACGTCGTGCGCCAGTATCTCGATCAGGAATACCAGTCGCTGAAGACCGAGGAAAAGGGCGACCCTGCCCCCACCGCCGGTTTCCAGCGGGTGATCCAGCGTGCGATCCTGCACGTCCAGTCCTCGGGCAAGGACACCGTCACCGGCGCCAACGTGCTGGTCGCGCTGTTCTCCGAGCGCGATTCCTATGCCGTCTATTTCCTGCAGCAGCAGGACATGAGCCGCCTCGACGCCGTCAGCTACATCAGCCACGGCATCGGCAAGGGCGGCAAGCGTGTCGAGGAACGGTCGCCCAAGGGGGCCGAGGACCAGGCCCCGACGCCCGAAGAGAAGACCGAGACCAAGAGCGCCAGCAAGAAGGATTCGGCGCTTGACCAGTTCACCGTCAATCTCAACGAGAAGGCGCTGCTGGGCAAGGTCGACCCGCTGATCGGCCGTGGCCCCGAAGTGGACCGCACGATCCAGATCCTCTGCCGCCGTTCGAAGAACAACCCGCTCTACGTGGGCGATCCCGGCGTCGGCAAGACCGCCATCGCCGAGGGTCTCGCGCGCAAGATCGTCGAGGGCGAAGTGCCCGAGGTGCTCAACGAGGCGGTGATCTACTCGCTCGACATGGGCTCGCTGCTGGCGGGCACACGCTATCGCGGCGACTTCGAGGAACGGTTGAAGCAGGTCGTCTCCGAACTCGAGAAGATGCCGCACGCGATCCTGTTCATCGACGAGATCCACACGGTGATCGGTGCCGGCGCCACCAGCGGCGGCGCGATGGATGCCTCGAACCTGCTCAAGCCCGCACTGTCGGGCGGCACCATCCGCTGCATCGGTTCGACCACCTACAAGGAGTTCCGCAACCACTTCGAGAAGGACCGCGCGCTGCTGCGCCGGTTCCAGAAGATCGACGTCAACGAACCCACCGTGGAAGATACCATCAAGATCCTGCGGGGCCTGCGCTCGGCCTTCGAGGAACACCACAAGGTCAAGTACACGCCGGACGCGATCAAGACCGCGGTCGAGCTTTCGGCGCGCTACATCAATGACCGCAAGCTGCCCGACAAGGCGATCGACGTGATCGACGAAGTGGGCGCGATGCAGATGCTGGTGCCCCCCAGCCGCCGCAAGAAGACGATCACCGCCCGCGAGATCGAGCAGGTGATCGCGACGATGGCGCGCATACCGCCCAAGTCGGTCAGCTCGGACGACAAGAAGGCGCTCGAGAATCTCGAACGCGACCTCAAGCGCGTGGTCTTCGGCCAGGACAAGGCCATCGAGGTGCTTTCCACCGCGATGAAGCTGAGCCGTGCCGGCCTGCGCGATCCGGACAAGCCGATCGGTTCGTTCCTGTTCTCCGGCCCCACCGGCGTCGGCAAGACCGAAGTCGCCAAGCAGCTGGCCCAGATCATGGGCATCCCGATGCAGCGCTTCGACATGTCCGAATACATGGAGCGCCATTCGGTCAGCCGCCTGATCGGTGCCCCTCCGGGCTATGTCGGCTTCGACCAGGGCGGGTTGCTCACCGATGCGGTGGACCAGCAGCCGCACTGCGTGCTCCTGCTCGACGAGATCGAGAAGGCGCACCCGGACCTGTTCAACATCCTCCTGCAGGTGATGGACAACGGCAAGCTGACCGATCACCACGGCAAGACCGTGGACTTCCGCAACGTGGTGCTGATCATGACCACCAATGCGGGCGCCTCGGACATGGCCCGCCAGGGCATCGGCTTTGGCGACGTCTCCAAGCAGGATGCCGGCGACGAGGCGGTGAAGCAGCTCTTCACGCCGGAGTTCCGCAACCGTCTCGATGCCATCGTGCCCTTCGCCTACCTCGCCAAGGAAACGATCAGCCGGGTGGTGGACAAGTTCATCCTCCAGCTGGAACTGCAGCTGGCCGACCAGAACGTCCACATCCAGTTCGACTCCGACGCCCGCGAATGGCTGGGCCATCGCGGCTACGACAAGCTCTATGGGGCGCGGCCGATGGCCCGTGTCATCCAGGAGAAGGTCAAGCAGCCGCTGGCGGAAGAACTGCTGTTCGGCAAGCTGGCACAGGGCGGCGAAGTCCATGTCTCGGTCAAGGAGGACGCGCTCAGCTTCGAACTGACGCCCGCCGCGCCGAAGGTGGTCAAGGCCAAGAAGAAGGCCCCCGCGAAGAAGACGGCCAAGAAACCCGGTACCCATCCGGAAGCCAATGCCGACGACTGA